GGAGGCTTGCGCTGACCTTGATGGAGGGTGAGAGgtgaacaaacacacagaagacGGTGAGCGAGTGACTGCAGTCCGGTTGATCCAAACAACTGTAAACTTCTGTCACCACAACGGAAAGCTCGCCtttcccctcattcgattggacaaagGAAAAACGCAAATGATGTTGTGTGCTTTTCCGCCTTGGTTGCTCCTTTAAAAAGTGCTCTGCAGCAGGCGGCAGAAACGCAAGGTGTTCAGCGAACATAAACAGCCCACAAAATGCTCACTGCCCACAGAAAATCATTTAAAACAGGcccctgcaactgccataaaagCGTTTGGTGTCATCGGCCTCTCaatgtgcgttcacaccagacatggAAAAATCGCGCCATCGGTGCATAGTTGgaacgcttgaacattttgagttaactcgCTTCATTTGTGAAATTCAGACGTGAATATGCTCACTTTGCTGGCTTTAGCTAGCTTGTATATTgctcaaattgagtaaagagcatttatttacaacttaccagattGTCCAACCTCCTGAGTCACTTTCTTTCAAGCAAGGttctttttattcctgtttacGAAGTGTTGCACAGCTCCAGGTGTCCACATACAGCGACAATgattttgtcctccattgttgttttgtatttctgcCTCAGCTCGCTACATCGTAATCACGTCGCTACtggagcaagctcctgattatcgtgtctttgcattgacttacaAGTGCTCTAAGCGAGTTCATgcgttttaggccataaaacattttatgtttcatacagtaaacatctcctcagTTTCTGCTAGCTGCAtgtcccctgaacacactgtaaaaaacgcggtctctgtagacagccctgGCTccgcaaactgcaacaaaaacaaagtggtccaACCTACCACCAGGAAACATAACAaacgtgttccagccaataaacgacaagaaggatgtGGGAGTGGGGATTGGTCACGTTCATGACTCATTCAGAAAGCACAGAAGAGAGGAGGAGGAGTTGGCTACGctccgttttgtttgacaacatttcgaacgtcaacaagaagtgacgtcacacagattttcttagagcgcctttaacctGTAAATCACTTGTGCTTAATGTAATATCATCCTGCTTATCACACATAACAGATAGATGACCATGTAATATTCATTAGAGTGTAAATGATGGTATTTATTTGCAATTATAGTGTAAttatatttatgtaaaaaaatctatattagcAAAAGCTTAATTAGCtgggtttcattcaaatgtgaAGCGAatggaaaaacaaacaaatgcgaaTAAGATGCGTTTCCAACAAGTTGTTCAAGCAAAGACTGTGGTATTTAAGTCAtgtgggtttaatgttcgctacgTCAGAATGTTTCTGCAAATGCATTTCCATCTcttattatttgcatttactcTTTATCACACTAGTCAAAGACCACCACAACGTTTACCCACCTCAACTTTTTTTGTGAATGAAGGGATTTTTATCACTTGTTTTTGatgcgatacttcaaaatgcacataaaatcaTGGTAATGGAAACATGGCTAACTTTCTAAAATGCTTTACTGTTTTGCACAAAGGCTTCAGGTTAATGATGATTCCACTGTTTTGGTTTGAGCTCATTATTTATCTATAGTTAATGTTTTTGTCTAAACAGCTTCATTTCCCCTTACCTGAGTTCATTCTGGCCATGGGGTTCCTGGTCGCCTTTGTGGTCGAACAAATTTTGCTGGCTTTCAGAGACCAACCGTGCGATCTGTCTTATGAGAAGGAAGCTCTGCTCGACTCTGGTCTTCAGCGTTGGGAACCAGATGCTCCTAAACATCTCTACCAACCTCCAGGCAAGGTCTCCTGCAGGAGACGACCATCAGGGATGGACGGATTCCGTTTTCCAGAGGATGCGAGATCACACACAGGTCTGCGAATCTTTCTTCTGTTGTTCAGTCTGTGTCCGCACGCCGTCTTTAAGGGGCTGACCGTAGCAGAGCAGCTGGGCAGGGAGCCTCATCTGGAGATCCTCTTGGCTTTGGCTCTCCACGAGGGAATCGTTGCCGTCAGCCTAGGTTTCCAACTGACTCGTTACGATCTCCGTCGTACAGTGGTGACCGCCTGTCTGTTTCTCTTCTCCGTCATGTGTCCAGCTGGGATCGGGCTTACCGTCGTCCTGACTGAGATGAAGCCGAGTCCTAAGCTCCAGCTCGTCCGCTATGCAGTAGAGGGTCTGACGTTGGGGATCTTCATCAATATCACAGTCATGGGATTGGTTTGGCAGGATCTGGGTTCTCCAAAGCATCGTATCCATAAAGTAGCATTTCTCCTTACAGGCTTTGCAGTCATTACCGGTGTTTTGTTCTTGAAAACATAAGGCTTATTTGTTATAGTAGCTGGGGCTTAAAGACCAACACTAACCAACTGAACCGTGAGGTTGTTCCTGTATTGTGCTTTGAATAGCTATTTCTATTAATGAATGACAGTCATTTATTCAGCGCGTTCCCCTCTTTGTCGATTTGACTCTGGCAGTAGGGGGACATCACTGTACAATCTAAAATCCCACATATGGGACGTACTCTCTGGGTATGGAAACACAGTCCTCAAACGGTTAACGCATCATTAGAAGATTGGTATCGGATGATCATCGCATTAAATTACTCAATCGGTTAAATTTGTCGATCTCATGAACCGATCTTTCTATTTACTTTTATCATCATAGAGCTCCTGAATGTAGCCGTAATTTGAGACAGGCAGCGTGAGCATTTTTTCAACCTGTTGCTCGTGTGCACATTTGGAtttctctctctgcctttaAAGAGAACTGTATATTTTCTAGGAGGGCGCTGCAGTCCTTACCGCGCGACACCTCTTCACATACCAATCAAATAGCGGACATTACATCTTCATGcctaaagtttattatttgcatgtgttttgacagtttaaaCTTTCAATTTACCTTATAGCTGCTCTTGTCTGTGGTGCGTACACTCAATGCACAGGCACAGCCTGTCATTCATCACGAGTACAAAGCAAGGATCTTTCTAATGTCTTAAAGATACAGTAACCTAAttcatttattaataatattaaagagAAAATCATTATCTGCTTTTGACTGAAGAACTGTTTTACTTTATAATaatgcatgtatatttaattcataccctgaagactgtgcagtgttttatttttttaaacacataaGCCTTTTTATAGGCATATTAAATTGCTTTTTGTggaataaatatttgttgtgattttttatttgattcTTTATTAAAACTATAATATACCTGATTTCTGcaaataatataacaaaggcaacatgGAAAAAAGGTTAACAGTAACAATCATCAAAGAGCGCACATATCAGCTTGAAGAATCAGTATCGGGCATTGACGACAAGAAATCAGTAGTTTGTATCGGCTAAAAAATCCAGATCGGTGCATTCCTAATTATAATTATTGTACTGTTAGAGTTCTGACATGTAAGGGGAGGTCTGTAGTTGGTCTATGATGCTTTACAGTGAACAGGTTTGTCACATTAGAACTGTCCTGTAATCTGTTTTCCTTCTTTTTTGCCCTTCTGGAATTATTCATTCACAAGAGAACAGCCTGAATATCAGCATATCTGCATATATATGGACtcaagtagggatgcaccgaatgttCGGCAAATTAAATTATTTGATGACTTGATCCGTGCATTTCCTTTACGTGCATTCTTATATTCAAGCGTATCAAATATTTCATGCATAAGGCTTTATAATGTAGTTCCTGCACAGTTGGTTTAATTgtcattttaatatgaaaaattttcTTTGCAATCCTTTACTAATGTCATCATTTCAATTCATTGTTTACTGTTGCTCATATATCAGAAAGTTTGAGAACTTTTGggaatttttaacatttttgctGCAGTCTGAACTGTCTGTTCTGTCCTTACCAGCCATAGGTAAATCACTGTGTTCATCATTAACAGAGCAATACAGTTTATAACACACATATAAAAAAGATACAATCAAAAGTTTCATTGTATTGTGTTCCTgttctttttgtttatagataCACACTGCTCATCTGTATAAAAGTCACATTGTTTTAGCATTGTCATGTCAATAAATGTGTGGTACGTTACTGTGTGTGCCTGATAAAGTACTctagtacacttccataatgtacttaaagtgctttattatCACACATTAaatttgtacttaatatactaaaaattcttctttagtactttttaagatgttcttaagattaagAACATTTAAGTGTACTTATATGTGTTGTTTTGAGACGCAATGAATATAACTAAAAGtgcttttaacatactatctctggattaaaaaaaaaatatttagttaacacagtttactacaagtggtaattcttagcacattttagttcatattcatggtgtctcaaaatagcacagattTAAATACACCAAGAtgttcttaaaggaatagttcacccttaaattctgtcattatttacactcccttatgttgttataaacctgtgtAGGAGC
Above is a window of Paramisgurnus dabryanus chromosome 13, PD_genome_1.1, whole genome shotgun sequence DNA encoding:
- the slc39a3 gene encoding zinc transporter ZIP3, encoding MMDSDQISAGLDGGVQVSRAFVPEPYIRLSALTVLFCVSLLCGFSPLWVMRRALRFTSDPGSRRHRVLSLMSSFACGVFLASALLERLPGYLDDMTQTFSHFGVTLHFPLPEFILAMGFLVAFVVEQILLAFRDQPCDLSYEKEALLDSGLQRWEPDAPKHLYQPPGKVSCRRRPSGMDGFRFPEDARSHTGLRIFLLLFSLCPHAVFKGLTVAEQLGREPHLEILLALALHEGIVAVSLGFQLTRYDLRRTVVTACLFLFSVMCPAGIGLTVVLTEMKPSPKLQLVRYAVEGLTLGIFINITVMGLVWQDLGSPKHRIHKVAFLLTGFAVITGVLFLKT